The genome window CATACCGCTTCGAAACTATAAACGTGAAATTGTCGGTACCGTGCTTGCAGATGTTCCGGCCATCACATTTCTGCAATCTCTTCCTCTGAACAGCTTTAACAAACCGCAAGCGACGATTGGTGTCATGATTGATCAGGATAAGATGGCGAGCCTGACTCAAAATATTGTGGATCAATATGGCGGCTGGACTCTCGTCACCGATGCAGAAGGACAGATCATTTTCTCGCTAGGCATTGGCCAGGCCGAGGCTGAGCAAGTGGCACAAAGTCAGCGGATCGAAGGTAAAGCTGCCGAAACGGAGCAGAATGCGAAGAATGTACAGAATGTGCAGAGCGTTCAGCCTGGAAGTGATGATCGACTGTTGATATCGATTCAATCCAGTCAAAATGGATGGAATTACATGGCAGGCATTCCCGAGAAAGCACTCATGACCAAAGCGGACCAGATTAAACAAGTCACACTGGCCTTTACTTTGGCAACGATTGCCCTGGGATTGCTGTTCGGGTTGGTTCTGGCTTATCGGAATAGTGCCCCCGTGTACAAACTGTTGGCCACTTTCCGGGAACACATCACCGATTCTCCCGGCAGACGGGGGAATGAATATGATTTCTTGGCAAGCCATATTAACAATCTGATTGCAAATAATGACTCGCTTACAAATGCCATGAATGAGCAGATTCCATTATTGAGAGACGGTTTTATCAAACGGTTGTTAACCGGGGAATTCTATACCTCCACGGAGCTTGAAGTCATCTCATCACAGGCACACATTTCACTTCATAGCAGCAAGGGCTTAGCAGGTTTGGTGAGAGTAAACGGCTATGCTAATCCGGACAGTGAAGAGACGATTCATGAACTGGGCGTCGCGAGGCTTCTCGTCAAGCAGGTACTTGTAGAGTGGAATGCCCAGGTACTGATTACGGATTGGGGAACGGACCAGATTGCTTTTGCTTGCCCATTGGATGCAAATCCACTGAATGAAGCGATGCGAAGATGTGAACAAGAGCTGAATACTTTAATGAAAGTGATCTACAGGGAACATCGGATATCTACAACAATTGGTACAGGTGCAGCGTATGAGGTCTGGAATGATGCAGGTCGCTCATTTGACGAAGCCAAACAAGCCCTGGATTATGGCATTCATATGGGAACAGATCATTTGGTGAGATTTGAAGATACGATGAAGGAAAATGAAATGTTCTATTATCCGATTGAGTCCGAACAGCGCCTGCTGAACACAATCAAAGCCGGGGAGCCAGAAGAGGCGATACGTATTCTGGAGCAATTATTTCTTCGCAATCTGGAGGAGCGGGAACTGTCCTACGAGATGACGCAGCAGTTCATCATGGAGTTGAAAGGGACCTTCCTGAAGCTGGACGAGCCAAAATTCAAGCTGGATGCCTCCCTGCTGGAGGAATATAAAAATCGGGTGACCTCTATTCAGATGACCGAAACGATCGCTGTGCTGCGCGGAAAGTTTAAGCAGCTGACAGAAGACATTTGCGGTGACTTCCAGACTAGAAGAGCAGGGGCACATGCGGATACGGTGATCGAAATGATTGAATTTATTCAACAAAGTTATGCGGATGCAAACTTGACGATCTATCGAATTGCCGAGTACATGAGCAAGTCGGAGAAGTATATATCCCAACTGTTCAAAGAACATACGGGAGAAAATCTATCTGATTACGTAGAACATGTGCGCATTGAAGCGGCTTCCAACCTGTTGCAGTCCACTGGTCGCACCATTGACGAGATAGCCGAGGCTACCGGGTATAACAGTGCGCATTCATTCCGACGAGCGTTCAAGCGGGTACGCGGCATTTCGCCAAGCGTGTTTCGGAAAATGGATGGTCATAGCAGTTAATGTAGGCTGTTTACAGATATATATATTCGTATTATGTACGTTTTCAGTGTAACTGTACCTTTACGCCTCCCCAGAGAAAATCTTATGATTACCCCGAAAGTAAGCGCTACCAATTGTGGTGAAGCTCATTATGAATGGGAGCCTTGAATGGGGGGATGATTCTGAGAACAACAATGACAAGTGAATCGAAGTCCGTAGAAAAGACAAGTAAGTCGTCTGCCTTGCAGCGAGCATTATCCAGAAGCTGGAGGCGACATTGGCAGCTGTATCTGTTAATCCTGCCACCAATTGCTTACTTTATTATTTTCAAGTATGTACCGATGGTGAATGCGGTGCTGGCGTTTAAAGATTACAACGTCATCAAGGGAATCTGGGGCAGTCCGTGGGCCGGAACCAAGTATTTTGAATTGCTTTTTCAAAATCCGGCATTCATCACACTCATCAAGAACACGCTTTACATTTCGTTTTACAGCCTGATTGTCGGTTTCCCGATTCCTATATTACTGGCACTCGCGCTGAATGAAATCAAAAACATACGATTCAAAAAAATCGTGCAAATGGTGACGTATGCTCCATATTTCATCTCTACCGTTGTAATGGTCTCCATCATTATGCTCTTTCTGTCTCCTCGGTTGGGTATTGTCAATACAATCGCAGGTGCACTTGGTTTTGAAGCGGTGAATTTTCTCGGAGAGCCTGGACTGTTTCGTTCCATCTACGTATTCTCCGATGTGTGGCAGGGAATGGGATACTCCGCTGTCATATATCTGGCCGCTCTCGCGGGTGTTGACCCATCCCTGTACGAAGCTGCCAAAGTGGACGGAGCCAACCGAATGCAGAAAATCATTAATGTTGATCTGCCTGGATTGCTTCCAGCAGCCGTCATCATTCTGATTCTGAGTGTAGGCAACATCATGGCTGTCGGATTCGAGAAAATATATTTGCTGCAAAATCCGCTCAACCTGTCTGCCTCGGAAATCATCTCCACGTATGTCTATAAAATAGGATTGCTGAATGCCAATTACAGCTTCGCTACTGCGGTTGGCTTGTTCAACTCGGTAATTAACCTGGTTTTGCTATTAATCGTAAACGCGGTCGCCAAGCGACTGTCCAACACAAGCTTATGGTAACGGGAGCGAAAGGAGGAGCACTAATTCATGTCTAACACACAAACAGATACCGGTCGTTCCCGAATCAGGAGCAGCAGTACAATCCGCGAATCTTGGGGAGATCGCGTATTTATAACGGTTGTTTATTTCATGCTAACGGTGGTGCTGATCGCCGTGTTGTATCCCTTGATATACATTGTGAGTTCTTCGCTTAGCAGCCCTGCTGCCGTCTCCTCAGGAAAAGTCTGGTTGTGGCCCATTGACCTGACATTCGATGGTTACAAGTCTGTATTACGCAATGATCAAGTCCTTACGGGGTATGCCAATTCCCTTTTCTACACAGCCTGCGGTACGTTGATAAGCGTGGCTCTGACCATCATGATTGCGTATCCGTTATCCAAAAAGACATTTGTTGGTCGCAGCTCACTAATGATGTTTATCACCTTCACCATGCTGTTTTCGGGCGGCTTGATTCCTACCTACCTGGTGGTCAAAACGATGGGGCTGATTGATACCCGCTGGGCGCTGCTGATTCCCAATGCTATCTGGGTCTGGCAAGTCATCATTGCACGTACATTTTTCCAGAATTCAATACCGGAAGAGCTGTCCGAAGCAGCAGACATCGATGGGTGCAGTGACATCCGTTTTATCTTCAGTGTCATCCTGCCGCTCGCCAAACCAATCATTGCCGTGTTGTCGCTTATGTACGCAGTTGGTCAATGGAATGCATACTTTGACGCTCTCATTTATTTGAAATCACAATCGCTCTACCCGCTACAGCTGATATTGCGCAGCATTCTTATTCTGAACAGCAGTACGGGAAATATGGACGCTTCAGAAATGATCAAACAGCAACAGATGGCTGAACTCATGAAATACTCATTAATTGTCATGGCCAGCCTGCCGGTTCTGATTATCTATCCTTTTGTACAACGATATTTCGTGCAAGGCATGTTGATTGGTTCTGTCAAAGGATAGGTTCATTTTTCTATTATTCATAAGGGAGAGGATTGTATTGAAAAAAGCGGGTTTCATCATTCTTGCCTGTATGCTATTTACCTCGTTGGTTCTTGCCGGATGTTCCAGTTCTGAAAAGGGGAACGGAGAAGGCGGCGATTCGTCAGGCAAGACAGCCATTAATGTGTTTGCACACCAAGGCTCGGACACCAATCTGTCCACCAATAAATTCACGAAGAAAATGGAAGAGAAATTTGATATCCAATTCAACTGGACTACGGTTCCATTCGATGGTGCAGCCGAGAAAAGACAGATTTCACTGGCTTCCGGCGATTATCCGGACTTGTATCTGTTAATCCCGTGGGTAGATCGGTTCTCCCAGACAGACTTGTTGAAGTTTGGCCAACAGGGGGTAATATTACCGCTGAATGATCTGATTGAGAAACATGCCCCGAATATTAAAAAAGTGCTTGAAAGCAATGACTATTATCGGGCCATGAATACCGCTCCAGATGGAAATATCTATGGTCTGACGGGTTTGAATGAATGTTTTCACTGTTCATACCCGAACAAGATGTGGGTCAACACCAAATGGATGGAACAATTAGGTTTGACCGAGCCTGCAACGACAGAAGAGTTTAAGGAAATGCTTCGGGCATTTAAAACCAAAGATCCAAACGGTAATGGTAAGGCAGATGAAGTGCCCCTAAGTGGTTCTACCGAGAATTTTGGGGTGCACATTATCCCTTATTTAATGAACGGTTTTATCTATGACGATGATCGGAATTATCTCATCGTTAACCAAGGGAAAGTGGAGACCGTTGCGAATAAGCCGGAGTGGAAAGAAGGACTTGCGTATATCAAATCGCTGTATGATGAAGGGCTGATCGATCCGGGGGCCTTTACGCAGAACGTGGGTGCTTTCAAAAAGATCGGTGATAATGCTGATGCACAGCTTCTCGGTGCAGGAGCAGCGATGCATCCATCGTTATTTGTAACCACTGCCGAAGGTTCACCTTACGGAAATGATTACAATCCCATCCCTCCACTGAAGGGACCGAATGCAACCTATGCTACGTATAACTATCCAATCGATCCCGGAGCGTCTTTTGTACTGACGAACAAGGCCAGCGAGGAAACACAGATTGCAGCCATTAAGCTACTGGATTATTTCTACACCCAAGAAGGGACCATGGCATCTTATCTGGGAGAAGAGGGCACAAGCTGGCGTAAACCACAGGAAGGCGAAGTGGCGCTCAATGATCAGATAGAGCCGCTCTACAAAGCCATTCCGCTTCCTTCCGGAGAAGAACCTCGTAATGACAGTTGGGCAGCATTGAGTCAGTACAATCATCACCGTGCCTATCGTGACGCCGAAGTACAGGTCAAGGACATCTACGCCAATGACGGTTATGAACGGCGACTGTATGAGGCTACATTATTGATGGAAGGAAAAGAGCCAACGGACGTTTTCCCTCACTGGGCACTCTGGGTTGACCCGTCTCTGGCGGATGAAACAAGCATGATGCAGACTAATCTTAAAGACTATATCGATCAAAATGCGCTGCAATTCATTACGGGAGCGAAAAGTCTCGATAAGGATTGGGAAGATTATGTGAAAGGACTGGAGGGACTGAACATCAATCGTTATCTGGAAATCATGCAGTCTTCCTATGATGCTTCTTCTATTTCCAAATAGTTGAGGTGTCCCATTGCATGCATCAGGTGGAACAAATCAGATATACATTGAAACGAGGTGTCCCTTTGTTCACCAACTTTGGCCTGAATGAAGTCAGGTTGACAAAAGGAGATTTTGCACATCGGCAGCAGCTTGTGCAAACCTATTTGATGTCATTTCGTATCGAACGACTTATGCACACGTTCAGAATCAATGCAGGAAAACCATCGTGTGCAGAGCCTCTGAGTGGATGGGAAGCCGAAGATTGCGGCCTAAGAGGACATTTTACAGGACATTATCTCTCGGCATGTGCCAAATTGGCTTTTGCCAATCAGCATCGGGAACTGACATCGAAGGCCAACGAGATAGTTGATATCCTGGAATCCTGTGCACGTCCGAACGGATACTTAAGCGCCTTCGAGGAGGATCAGCTTGACCAGTTGGAAAGCGAGCATAGTCCAAAGGTCTGGGCACCGTACTATACCCTTCACAAAATAATGCAAGGACTTATCGACTGTCATATATATCTGGGGAATATGAAGGCTTTGCAGCTTGGAGTGAATATGGCCCATTATATATCCGGACGGTTTGCACAGCTCTCTTTTTGGCAAATTGATGGCATTCTCCGCTGCACAAGGCTGAATCCGGCGAATGAGTTCGGAGGAATGGGAGATGCCCTTTACTCACTCCATGAACTTACCGGAGATGTGAAAATACTGGAGCTTGCACATCTGTTCGACAGAGACTATTTTATAGATCCGCTTGTTAATGGTCAGGATATGCTTGCAGATTTGCACGCCAACACCCATCTTCCCATGATCATAGCAGCAATGCACCGTCATGAGATCACTGGCGAGAGCCAATACAGAGAGGCAGCAATACATTTCTACAAATTTTTGAAAGGAAGAACATTTGCCAATGGCAATAACAGTTCAAAGGCTTTCGCTCCTGTCCAAGGCGGAGTTTCCGAGAAATCGGAACATTGGGGCCATTTCGGAAGATTGGAAGATGCACTGACAGGTGGAGAGAGTGAGAGCTGTTGTGCACACAACACCGAACGCATACTGGAGCGATTGCATTCATGGTCCGATGGAGTTGAATATCTGGAACATATGGAATTACTTAAATATAATGCCATATTGAATAGTGCCAGCAGTCAGACAGGGCTGTCTCAATACCACCAGCCAATGGGAAGCGGTGTAACCAAAAATTTCAGCAGTGCCTATGATTCCTTCTGGTGCTGTACGGGTTCCGGTATCGAGGCGATGAGCGAGCTGCAGAAAAACATCTGGTTCAGAAGCGGAAACAGATTGCTGTTAAATGCATTCATCTCGTCAACCGTAGAGTGGAGCGAGCACACCCGCATTGAGCAGTGCAGCAAATATCCCGATACGCTTGTGTCTACCCTGGTGATCAAGACGGTAAGACCCGTGATATTGGCATTGTACCTGAAAGAGAAGTCTGTCGCAGCGGTGAAAATCAACGCCAGTGCCCCAGATGTGCAACATAAGAATGGTTACATCGTCATTGAGCGAGAATTTCATGATCGGGATATCATCGAGATTGAGATTGATGCCAAGCTGCATCTGGTTCCACTGCAAGGTTCGGATAGCAAAGCCGCGATGATGTATGGTAACATTTTGCTGGCACAGCTGGGGGACTACAGAAGAGTGAAGGGAATGACGGCAGGCAATCTGCATGAGAAGATCGTCAGACTTCCCGGGGAGGAACTGGCATTCGTTGCAGAAAGTGAGCAAGGAGAACTCCTGAACTTCATTCCACTGTTTCGGGTGGAAGAAACAAGGTACAGCGTTTACCTGGATCTGGGGAATGACGCTTCTCCTGCTCGACCATTCTCTGTGGCCGAGACGGGGAGCGCAGCTTATGAGTACGAGACAACCAGCAACCATGAAGACGCATTTAATTCCTAAAGAGGCATGTCGTACAGAGAGAAAAATGATGATTTTGTTGCCTATATTGGCACAAAAAAACGTTCCCAATTCGCAGTTAGCAGATGCGAGCCGGGAACGTTTTTTTGTGTGATAAGTCTCATGAGAGGATCTACATATCATTGCATCAGCTTGGGACGATGCAAATGCTCAGATTTATCTTAGAATTCTTTGCAGCGCCAGAAGATCCGCTTTCCGAGGGCG of Paenibacillus sp. FSL R5-0517 contains these proteins:
- a CDS encoding carbohydrate ABC transporter permease, producing the protein MSNTQTDTGRSRIRSSSTIRESWGDRVFITVVYFMLTVVLIAVLYPLIYIVSSSLSSPAAVSSGKVWLWPIDLTFDGYKSVLRNDQVLTGYANSLFYTACGTLISVALTIMIAYPLSKKTFVGRSSLMMFITFTMLFSGGLIPTYLVVKTMGLIDTRWALLIPNAIWVWQVIIARTFFQNSIPEELSEAADIDGCSDIRFIFSVILPLAKPIIAVLSLMYAVGQWNAYFDALIYLKSQSLYPLQLILRSILILNSSTGNMDASEMIKQQQMAELMKYSLIVMASLPVLIIYPFVQRYFVQGMLIGSVKG
- a CDS encoding beta-L-arabinofuranosidase domain-containing protein: MHQVEQIRYTLKRGVPLFTNFGLNEVRLTKGDFAHRQQLVQTYLMSFRIERLMHTFRINAGKPSCAEPLSGWEAEDCGLRGHFTGHYLSACAKLAFANQHRELTSKANEIVDILESCARPNGYLSAFEEDQLDQLESEHSPKVWAPYYTLHKIMQGLIDCHIYLGNMKALQLGVNMAHYISGRFAQLSFWQIDGILRCTRLNPANEFGGMGDALYSLHELTGDVKILELAHLFDRDYFIDPLVNGQDMLADLHANTHLPMIIAAMHRHEITGESQYREAAIHFYKFLKGRTFANGNNSSKAFAPVQGGVSEKSEHWGHFGRLEDALTGGESESCCAHNTERILERLHSWSDGVEYLEHMELLKYNAILNSASSQTGLSQYHQPMGSGVTKNFSSAYDSFWCCTGSGIEAMSELQKNIWFRSGNRLLLNAFISSTVEWSEHTRIEQCSKYPDTLVSTLVIKTVRPVILALYLKEKSVAAVKINASAPDVQHKNGYIVIEREFHDRDIIEIEIDAKLHLVPLQGSDSKAAMMYGNILLAQLGDYRRVKGMTAGNLHEKIVRLPGEELAFVAESEQGELLNFIPLFRVEETRYSVYLDLGNDASPARPFSVAETGSAAYEYETTSNHEDAFNS
- a CDS encoding helix-turn-helix domain-containing protein, producing MQLLWSKFSPVFRRFLISYLVILMIPQIAGYASYRASIEAARSSSIENSYKSLSLGKEIIERNLLQVEAFTRQLAVNPDLQNLIAGPKPHDLYNVYGMNRMQRSLSMYSSTNEYLSHFFIHIPNYNAIITPRTVYYRPEHYYAANQLDGMSFEQWYDQILKQPHFNEIIPLRNYKREIVGTVLADVPAITFLQSLPLNSFNKPQATIGVMIDQDKMASLTQNIVDQYGGWTLVTDAEGQIIFSLGIGQAEAEQVAQSQRIEGKAAETEQNAKNVQNVQSVQPGSDDRLLISIQSSQNGWNYMAGIPEKALMTKADQIKQVTLAFTLATIALGLLFGLVLAYRNSAPVYKLLATFREHITDSPGRRGNEYDFLASHINNLIANNDSLTNAMNEQIPLLRDGFIKRLLTGEFYTSTELEVISSQAHISLHSSKGLAGLVRVNGYANPDSEETIHELGVARLLVKQVLVEWNAQVLITDWGTDQIAFACPLDANPLNEAMRRCEQELNTLMKVIYREHRISTTIGTGAAYEVWNDAGRSFDEAKQALDYGIHMGTDHLVRFEDTMKENEMFYYPIESEQRLLNTIKAGEPEEAIRILEQLFLRNLEERELSYEMTQQFIMELKGTFLKLDEPKFKLDASLLEEYKNRVTSIQMTETIAVLRGKFKQLTEDICGDFQTRRAGAHADTVIEMIEFIQQSYADANLTIYRIAEYMSKSEKYISQLFKEHTGENLSDYVEHVRIEAASNLLQSTGRTIDEIAEATGYNSAHSFRRAFKRVRGISPSVFRKMDGHSS
- a CDS encoding ABC transporter permease subunit, whose translation is MLPPIAYFIIFKYVPMVNAVLAFKDYNVIKGIWGSPWAGTKYFELLFQNPAFITLIKNTLYISFYSLIVGFPIPILLALALNEIKNIRFKKIVQMVTYAPYFISTVVMVSIIMLFLSPRLGIVNTIAGALGFEAVNFLGEPGLFRSIYVFSDVWQGMGYSAVIYLAALAGVDPSLYEAAKVDGANRMQKIINVDLPGLLPAAVIILILSVGNIMAVGFEKIYLLQNPLNLSASEIISTYVYKIGLLNANYSFATAVGLFNSVINLVLLLIVNAVAKRLSNTSLW
- a CDS encoding ABC transporter substrate-binding protein — translated: MKKAGFIILACMLFTSLVLAGCSSSEKGNGEGGDSSGKTAINVFAHQGSDTNLSTNKFTKKMEEKFDIQFNWTTVPFDGAAEKRQISLASGDYPDLYLLIPWVDRFSQTDLLKFGQQGVILPLNDLIEKHAPNIKKVLESNDYYRAMNTAPDGNIYGLTGLNECFHCSYPNKMWVNTKWMEQLGLTEPATTEEFKEMLRAFKTKDPNGNGKADEVPLSGSTENFGVHIIPYLMNGFIYDDDRNYLIVNQGKVETVANKPEWKEGLAYIKSLYDEGLIDPGAFTQNVGAFKKIGDNADAQLLGAGAAMHPSLFVTTAEGSPYGNDYNPIPPLKGPNATYATYNYPIDPGASFVLTNKASEETQIAAIKLLDYFYTQEGTMASYLGEEGTSWRKPQEGEVALNDQIEPLYKAIPLPSGEEPRNDSWAALSQYNHHRAYRDAEVQVKDIYANDGYERRLYEATLLMEGKEPTDVFPHWALWVDPSLADETSMMQTNLKDYIDQNALQFITGAKSLDKDWEDYVKGLEGLNINRYLEIMQSSYDASSISK